One window of Candidatus Delongbacteria bacterium genomic DNA carries:
- a CDS encoding response regulator, whose protein sequence is MSDKKMVLLVDDDIDFIESYTLILEKEGFEIKSALSSEEGLKIAKNDSPNLIILDVMMESADSGFEFAEALKEGNFDIPIILSSSIAAASGRNFDLNDLNVRTVLQKPVDIDKFIALCKKYAR, encoded by the coding sequence ATGTCCGATAAAAAGATGGTTCTTTTGGTTGATGATGATATAGATTTTATCGAATCCTATACTCTTATTCTTGAAAAAGAAGGTTTTGAGATAAAATCAGCACTTTCAAGCGAAGAGGGTTTGAAAATTGCTAAAAATGATTCACCAAATCTTATCATTCTTGATGTTATGATGGAAAGTGCAGATTCTGGTTTTGAGTTTGCTGAAGCTTTAAAAGAGGGAAATTTTGATATTCCAATTATTCTTAGTTCTTCTATAGCTGCAGCTTCAGGTAGAAATTTTGATCTAAATGATCTAAATGTTAGAACTGTTTTACAGAAACCTGTTGATATTGACAAATTTATTGCCTTATGTAAAAAGTATGCTAGATAA
- the nuoF gene encoding NADH-quinone oxidoreductase subunit NuoF codes for MISDNIKSKILDLAGRYPKKESAIMPALMMVQKDNNNYITRDLTREVAELLGVPESAAYGVLTYYSMYNTKEVGKYFIQVDTNIPASLMGACEILKTVKDELGIEVGQTTSDKMFTLKAVEDLGSCGSCPVIQVNDTYYENMTPEKTVALIKSLREGVMPPKQDEYNWATVCNILLKNRGVENSVSIDTYKKNGGYSALVKALEMNPADIISEVKKSMLRGRGGAGFPTGVKWGFLPKNNEKPVYLICNADEGEPGTFKDRQIMEYDPHLLIEGMVISAHALKSQLGFIYIRGEFEWIAQILENAIEEARRDGKLNNFDIIVHRGAGAYVCGEETALIESIEGKRGEPRIKPPFPAVEGLYGCPTIVNNVETLASVPYIVENGAEAYRTFGPSNNNGFKIFGISGHVNKPGVYEYPMGIPFDELIEAAGGVKGELKAAIVGGLSVPILTANELQNLKMDYDSCIKHGTALGSGGVMVINKETSIPKIAKRTIDFYAHESCGRCAPCRHGSQSIKRILTNILDGNGKPEDLENILTICRNVKGVTICPTGEAFCVPIENMVKKFRSEFEDLMK; via the coding sequence ATGATTTCTGATAATATAAAATCAAAAATTCTGGATCTAGCTGGAAGATATCCTAAGAAAGAGTCTGCTATTATGCCTGCTCTTATGATGGTTCAGAAAGATAATAATAACTACATCACTAGAGACCTTACCAGAGAAGTTGCAGAACTTCTTGGAGTTCCTGAATCCGCTGCTTACGGTGTGTTGACTTATTATTCAATGTACAATACTAAAGAAGTTGGTAAATATTTTATTCAAGTTGATACAAACATCCCCGCCTCACTTATGGGTGCGTGTGAAATTTTAAAAACTGTGAAAGATGAACTTGGAATTGAAGTTGGTCAAACGACTAGCGATAAAATGTTTACATTGAAAGCTGTTGAAGATTTAGGTTCGTGTGGTTCATGTCCAGTAATTCAAGTTAACGACACATATTATGAAAATATGACTCCTGAAAAAACAGTTGCACTGATAAAATCATTAAGAGAAGGTGTGATGCCTCCGAAACAGGATGAATATAATTGGGCTACAGTATGTAATATCCTTTTGAAAAATCGTGGTGTAGAAAATTCTGTATCTATTGATACTTACAAGAAAAATGGTGGCTATTCAGCTCTAGTAAAAGCTTTAGAAATGAATCCAGCTGATATTATTTCTGAAGTAAAAAAATCCATGCTTAGAGGCAGGGGGGGAGCTGGTTTTCCTACTGGTGTTAAATGGGGATTCTTACCAAAAAATAATGAAAAACCAGTATACCTAATCTGTAATGCTGACGAAGGTGAACCTGGAACTTTCAAAGACAGACAAATTATGGAATACGATCCACATCTTCTAATTGAAGGTATGGTGATTTCAGCTCACGCTTTAAAATCGCAACTTGGTTTTATCTATATTCGTGGTGAATTTGAGTGGATCGCACAGATTTTAGAAAATGCTATTGAAGAAGCCAGAAGAGATGGAAAACTTAATAATTTCGATATTATTGTTCATAGGGGAGCTGGTGCTTACGTTTGCGGTGAAGAAACTGCTTTGATCGAATCTATTGAAGGTAAGCGTGGTGAGCCTAGAATAAAACCTCCATTCCCTGCTGTTGAAGGTCTATATGGATGCCCTACTATTGTTAACAATGTTGAAACTTTGGCAAGTGTTCCTTACATTGTTGAAAATGGAGCTGAGGCTTACAGAACATTTGGACCGTCAAATAATAATGGATTTAAAATTTTTGGAATTAGTGGTCATGTAAACAAACCTGGCGTATACGAATATCCAATGGGTATTCCATTTGATGAGCTTATTGAAGCTGCAGGTGGTGTAAAAGGGGAATTGAAAGCGGCTATAGTTGGTGGCTTATCTGTACCTATTCTTACTGCTAACGAGCTTCAAAATCTGAAGATGGATTATGATTCATGTATTAAACATGGTACTGCACTTGGGTCTGGTGGGGTAATGGTTATCAACAAAGAGACATCTATACCAAAAATTGCAAAAAGAACGATAGATTTCTATGCTCATGAATCTTGTGGAAGATGTGCACCTTGTCGTCATGGATCTCAATCAATTAAGAGAATTTTAACTAATATTCTTGATGGAAATGGTAAACCAGAGGATCTTGAGAATATCCTTACAATTTGTAGAAATGTTAAAGGTGTTACTATCTGTCCTACAGGTGAGGCTTTCTGTGTGCCTATTGAGAATATGGTGAAAAAATTCAGATCAGAATTTGAAGATCTTATGAAATAG
- a CDS encoding iron hydrogenase small subunit — MVNLVIDGLEVKVPENTTILEAAKKVGIKIPSLCYHPDLKPSGSCGICVVDIEGENSPKRSCTTPVREGMDVTTNSLRIRETRKLILEMTLADHHVECPTCLAHGKCELEDLANNLSVTMRRVPVSMERLPVDDSSPSIIRDPNKCINCGRCIEVCSSIQTVNALTKAERGYKTYATTAFDEGMANSPCINCGQCTVYCPTGALTEKSEIDEVWTALLDPKKHVVIQEAPAIRVALAEEFGMEQGLATPGKMYAALRRLGFDRVFDTNFTADLTIMEEGSELISRVVNGGTLPLVTSCSPGWIKFMETFFPDLAKNVSTCKSPQQMFGALVKTYYAKENNIDPKDIVSVSLMPCTAKKFEARRPEMNDSGYQDVDYVLTTREFVRMVKEAGLDYKNLPEEEADRLMGAYTGAATIFGATGGVMEAAVRSAYFLLTNNNLPDPDIKVVRGLEGIKEATIDAPGLPFPVRVAVANGLGNARKLMDKVRAQIAETGKSEFHFIEVMACPGGCVGGGGQPFGCGMVDREVRGEGLYNEDKALSIRFSHENPMVQKIYQDYLEKPNSELAHKLLHTNYFERSKAFGNAVKEVTHKH, encoded by the coding sequence ATGGTAAACCTGGTAATTGACGGTCTTGAAGTTAAAGTACCAGAAAACACTACAATTTTAGAAGCAGCAAAAAAGGTTGGAATAAAAATTCCGAGTCTTTGTTATCACCCAGATTTAAAACCATCTGGAAGTTGTGGTATATGCGTTGTTGATATAGAAGGTGAAAATAGCCCAAAAAGATCTTGTACAACTCCAGTTAGAGAGGGTATGGATGTTACAACAAATTCATTGCGTATTAGAGAAACAAGAAAGCTTATTCTAGAGATGACTTTGGCTGATCATCATGTTGAATGTCCTACTTGTCTTGCTCATGGAAAATGTGAACTTGAAGATCTAGCAAATAATCTTAGCGTAACGATGAGAAGAGTTCCTGTGAGCATGGAAAGACTTCCTGTTGACGATTCCAGCCCATCGATAATTAGAGATCCTAATAAATGTATAAATTGTGGAAGATGTATAGAAGTATGTTCGTCCATTCAGACTGTAAATGCTCTTACCAAAGCTGAAAGAGGCTATAAAACATATGCAACAACAGCTTTTGATGAAGGAATGGCTAATAGTCCATGTATCAATTGTGGACAGTGTACAGTTTATTGTCCAACTGGTGCTTTAACTGAAAAAAGTGAAATTGATGAAGTATGGACAGCTTTACTTGATCCTAAAAAACATGTTGTCATTCAAGAAGCTCCTGCAATCAGAGTTGCTTTAGCTGAAGAATTTGGCATGGAGCAAGGTCTTGCTACTCCTGGTAAAATGTATGCAGCATTAAGAAGACTTGGTTTTGACAGAGTGTTTGATACAAATTTTACAGCCGATCTTACAATTATGGAAGAGGGTTCTGAGCTTATTTCTAGAGTAGTTAATGGTGGCACATTACCACTTGTTACTTCCTGTTCTCCTGGATGGATTAAATTTATGGAGACATTCTTCCCAGATCTTGCAAAAAATGTCTCTACTTGTAAATCTCCACAGCAAATGTTTGGTGCTTTGGTAAAAACATATTATGCTAAAGAAAATAATATTGATCCTAAAGATATAGTTTCTGTATCTCTAATGCCTTGTACTGCTAAAAAGTTTGAAGCTAGAAGACCTGAAATGAATGATTCTGGATATCAGGATGTTGATTATGTTCTTACTACTAGAGAGTTTGTTAGAATGGTTAAAGAAGCTGGTCTAGACTATAAAAATTTACCTGAAGAAGAAGCTGACAGATTGATGGGTGCTTATACTGGTGCTGCTACAATTTTTGGTGCAACAGGTGGTGTTATGGAAGCAGCCGTAAGATCTGCATACTTCCTTTTAACTAACAATAATCTTCCTGATCCAGATATCAAAGTTGTTAGAGGATTAGAAGGTATTAAAGAAGCAACTATTGATGCTCCTGGACTTCCTTTCCCTGTTAGAGTAGCTGTTGCAAACGGTCTTGGAAATGCTAGAAAATTAATGGATAAAGTTAGAGCTCAAATTGCTGAAACTGGTAAATCTGAATTCCATTTCATTGAAGTAATGGCATGTCCAGGTGGATGTGTTGGAGGTGGTGGTCAGCCTTTCGGTTGTGGAATGGTTGATAGAGAAGTTCGTGGTGAAGGTCTTTATAATGAAGATAAAGCTCTTTCTATAAGATTCTCTCATGAAAATCCAATGGTTCAGAAAATTTATCAAGACTATCTAGAAAAACCAAATTCAGAACTTGCTCATAAATTACTTCACACAAATTACTTTGAAAGATCAAAAGCTTTTGGTAATGCTGTAAAAGAGGTTACACATAAACACTAA
- a CDS encoding carboxypeptidase regulatory-like domain-containing protein, producing the protein MAKKMIMLIAIMLYWSITWANISGGITINTTYQPGSVMDIEFVLDLNSVDDEGACYIELTFPEGIIPTGTPVSITGNGSYLEFWGFYENYVYWGGGMGIPDLGVLAPNGDPYVFSCQAIISPMVTGTQQIGYVVAGEMMGGSHVFGGSTLMDQSMEFDMKAVSITGNDSPTVGITETYEITIENNGSMTAAAYMVELYKQAGILIGSVTGNPVAPGESITLEIDWTPELQEATYIFGKVNLVGDLNPSNDLTQNLNVFPQAQQTISVTIGEENLEDILVPYSYTFQHSLSEQIFYSHELNISGELKGLQFYHSFDLIPDDAEITIWLGETDSTNFEAGFITADHLQQVYTGVPIYQLMEGIIQFDFDTPYNYTGKNLVVLTSKVSETNFTSYWCEFYASSDLDHYGRSIMISSASNNGQPLDPNFPYLDDASLLYTYSNTTFLFNPDNIGTLTGTVKNISGEPLAGAQIFNETTGAISYTNSIGEYTIGLTESVYSFTISAYGYNDQTIDNVSILSQQTTTLDFVLDVNTTINVTGKIVDALNPDQAITGAHITLSGIGVFEAITDENGNFTVENVFSNRVYNMDAKAAGYKHNLQTIETEDSNLDLGVIELIELPYPVKSVTAVLNNDQNSVNIDWESGETEFRVDDGNMQFELGNTLTPENAVMGTAFRNHAVINSVSWLLTDLWGVHSNVNIVILELNDMGFPDSDKILYYGENIENIDNEWNSLLLPHPVESENGFMVGVNTPFQYTSLGVDDGVETPYEFESMTNFVNEDWINAPEWFDIQLFGYEINFMVRANGMDMGSIEYKDDININVAKNSGNWSLNKLTNNFEVDNSRALNSFNVYRMLEIDQNNPENWTLLGNVLDTSFVDDEISTLPSNVYIYAVEAVYDNENTSEPCFSNPINHSVGIEDSSIPSVTELNGNYPNPFNPVTTISYSLAKAGFIDISIFNSNGQLVDNLLKGNIEAGFHNVKFDASKFNSGVYYYRMSAGSKIQTKKMVLIK; encoded by the coding sequence ATGGCAAAGAAAATGATCATGCTTATAGCAATAATGCTTTACTGGAGTATTACATGGGCTAACATTTCTGGAGGAATTACGATCAATACGACATATCAGCCTGGATCTGTTATGGATATTGAATTTGTACTTGATCTAAATTCTGTAGATGATGAAGGTGCATGTTATATTGAATTGACATTTCCAGAAGGTATAATTCCTACTGGAACTCCTGTTTCTATTACAGGCAATGGATCATATCTTGAGTTTTGGGGCTTTTATGAAAATTATGTTTATTGGGGCGGGGGAATGGGCATTCCAGATTTAGGAGTTTTAGCTCCTAATGGAGATCCGTATGTTTTCTCTTGTCAAGCTATAATATCCCCAATGGTAACTGGAACCCAACAGATTGGTTATGTTGTAGCAGGTGAGATGATGGGAGGATCTCATGTTTTCGGTGGATCGACATTAATGGATCAAAGCATGGAATTTGATATGAAAGCTGTATCCATTACTGGAAATGACTCTCCAACCGTAGGCATAACCGAAACTTATGAAATTACTATTGAGAATAATGGTTCAATGACAGCTGCTGCTTATATGGTCGAATTATACAAACAAGCAGGTATCCTTATTGGAAGTGTTACTGGAAATCCTGTAGCACCAGGAGAATCTATCACTTTAGAGATTGATTGGACTCCTGAATTACAAGAAGCTACTTATATTTTTGGAAAGGTGAACTTGGTAGGTGATCTAAATCCTTCAAATGATTTAACACAGAACTTAAATGTTTTTCCACAAGCACAACAAACAATTTCTGTGACAATCGGTGAAGAAAATTTAGAAGATATTCTTGTGCCATATAGCTATACATTTCAGCATAGTTTATCAGAGCAGATTTTTTACTCACATGAATTAAATATTTCAGGAGAGCTAAAAGGTTTACAATTTTATCACTCATTTGACTTAATACCAGATGATGCTGAAATTACTATTTGGCTTGGAGAAACTGACTCTACTAATTTTGAAGCAGGTTTTATTACCGCTGATCATTTGCAACAAGTCTATACTGGGGTTCCAATTTATCAATTAATGGAAGGAATAATTCAGTTTGATTTTGATACTCCTTACAATTACACTGGTAAAAACTTAGTTGTACTAACTTCAAAAGTATCAGAAACCAATTTTACTTCATATTGGTGTGAATTCTATGCGAGCAGTGATCTTGATCATTATGGTCGATCTATAATGATCTCTTCTGCATCTAATAACGGTCAACCATTGGATCCGAATTTTCCCTACTTAGATGATGCTTCACTTCTGTATACTTACAGTAATACGACATTTTTATTTAATCCTGATAATATTGGAACCTTAACAGGAACTGTTAAGAATATTTCTGGAGAGCCTTTGGCGGGTGCTCAGATTTTCAATGAAACAACAGGAGCAATTAGTTATACAAATTCTATAGGTGAGTATACAATAGGTTTAACAGAAAGTGTGTACAGTTTTACTATTTCAGCATATGGTTATAATGATCAGACTATAGATAATGTCTCAATATTATCGCAACAGACTACTACACTTGATTTTGTTCTAGACGTAAATACTACAATCAATGTTACTGGTAAAATTGTTGATGCTTTAAATCCTGATCAAGCTATCACTGGTGCACATATAACATTGAGTGGAATAGGAGTATTTGAGGCAATAACTGATGAGAATGGTAATTTTACTGTAGAGAATGTTTTCTCCAATAGAGTTTACAATATGGACGCTAAAGCTGCAGGTTATAAGCATAATCTTCAAACAATTGAGACTGAAGATTCAAATCTTGATCTAGGTGTAATAGAATTGATTGAACTTCCTTACCCCGTAAAATCTGTTACAGCTGTATTGAATAATGATCAAAACTCAGTAAATATTGATTGGGAATCAGGAGAAACAGAATTTAGAGTAGATGATGGGAATATGCAATTTGAGCTTGGCAATACTTTGACACCGGAAAATGCTGTAATGGGAACTGCATTTAGAAATCATGCAGTAATAAACAGTGTATCTTGGCTATTAACAGATCTCTGGGGAGTTCATTCTAATGTTAATATTGTGATACTCGAGCTTAATGATATGGGATTTCCAGATAGTGACAAAATCCTCTATTATGGTGAAAATATTGAGAATATCGATAATGAATGGAATTCTCTATTGCTTCCACATCCAGTGGAAAGTGAAAATGGTTTTATGGTAGGTGTCAATACTCCTTTCCAATATACTTCGCTGGGAGTAGATGATGGAGTAGAAACTCCATACGAGTTTGAATCTATGACTAATTTTGTAAATGAAGATTGGATAAACGCTCCAGAATGGTTTGATATTCAACTTTTTGGGTATGAGATAAATTTTATGGTTCGTGCGAATGGTATGGATATGGGTAGTATTGAATACAAAGATGATATTAATATAAATGTAGCTAAGAATTCTGGAAATTGGAGTTTAAATAAATTAACTAATAATTTTGAAGTAGATAATAGTAGAGCTTTAAATTCTTTTAATGTATACAGAATGCTTGAAATTGATCAAAATAATCCGGAGAATTGGACACTACTGGGTAATGTACTTGATACTTCATTTGTAGACGATGAAATCTCAACTCTGCCTTCCAATGTTTATATTTATGCTGTAGAAGCTGTTTATGACAATGAAAATACTTCAGAACCATGTTTTTCAAATCCTATAAATCACAGTGTTGGTATCGAAGATTCTTCTATACCATCCGTTACTGAACTAAATGGTAATTATCCAAATCCGTTTAATCCTGTAACAACTATAAGCTATTCTTTGGCGAAAGCTGGATTTATTGATATTTCAATATTTAATAGTAATGGTCAACTTGTTGATAATCTTCTAAAAGGAAATATAGAAGCTGGTTTTCACAATGTTAAATTTGACGCATCAAAATTTAATAGTGGAGTTTATTACTACAGGATGTCAGCAGGCAGTAAAATTCAAACTAAGAAAATGGTTTTGATCAAATAA
- a CDS encoding helix-turn-helix domain-containing protein: protein MSENSRIRIEKRLKILSLAADLGVSQTAKMYDIDPKTIRNWRRKFEDSGRNALENQSKKHIEQKYKMPESEFNLIKECYLNNPNLSAREIKENLNLKYSLKTILKKLSEIKSDPNDLKYSLDEIRIPLLNNDFYLRISDLENKGFKNKIYKYLFILINSSTGAIFCSFASEKTDLNIALFIDYSVFWLKKNQFEPSFLNFHLDPSILKTKGFIKKVAEKNKIEIMTSRYSEDIFDFDNRKYIKIFINNLKSKDIKNNDDLLLFTHSLVVSSNTQVFSERLEKHNRSDISFFEKLENLSFSFVPIYIDKHFTRFSAILNNTQPWDDFLTEFNNFTAKSSTIFYQTCNDIRKVGDNKSALLFFGVAAKWLQIRNPELKILSLLQQCIILWNLERDEDAWRHLQNAYSQAVKLKHIPTLIKCYNLLSMHFYRKSDFERAFFYNKKELDLARKINDTKNIMRTTINMGVQLQIKGSYNTAIKLYNNLINTSNDNYNITFSYINLSLLYLNIGKPSLALKNSYLVLEYSNDHNYHNNDYHIYNSIGRSYLALDRFLEAKINFQKAAEISMASGLFREYYECQNFLAHISCETGNFKKALEILQEIQNNKKELNLEFLLAELNLIKSKILLRIGKDKNFKESIEEAKNKAINLNELDTLFEIKMLEGYFYLTKTKFNIAHEIYKEAKELCPKRFSEKLASVYKYIALADALIHISKSETSLSTIMEKIEIFFNMYNVKDRKRTSAEFNFRIWFIVKLLTEKGLITDISESLYKKYPAVDFSLDKLRLKAIRGYQKLFMQTQKIIYSERIEMLKSYN, encoded by the coding sequence TTGTCAGAAAATAGTAGAATACGGATTGAAAAAAGATTAAAAATTTTAAGTTTAGCTGCTGATTTAGGTGTAAGTCAAACAGCAAAAATGTATGATATTGATCCAAAAACAATCAGAAATTGGAGAAGAAAGTTTGAAGATTCAGGCAGAAATGCTCTAGAAAATCAATCAAAAAAGCATATTGAACAAAAATACAAAATGCCAGAATCAGAATTCAATTTAATTAAAGAATGTTATCTAAATAATCCTAATCTTAGTGCAAGAGAAATTAAAGAAAATTTAAACCTTAAATATTCACTAAAAACAATATTGAAAAAATTGAGTGAGATAAAATCTGATCCAAATGATTTAAAATACTCACTAGATGAGATAAGAATCCCACTACTCAATAATGATTTTTATTTAAGAATTAGTGATTTGGAAAATAAAGGATTTAAAAATAAAATCTATAAATATTTGTTTATTTTAATAAATAGCTCAACAGGAGCAATATTTTGCTCTTTTGCATCAGAAAAAACAGATTTAAATATTGCCTTATTTATCGACTACAGCGTATTTTGGCTCAAGAAAAATCAGTTCGAACCCAGTTTCCTAAATTTCCACCTAGATCCTTCAATTTTGAAGACAAAAGGTTTTATCAAGAAGGTGGCAGAGAAAAATAAAATAGAGATAATGACTAGTAGATATAGTGAAGATATTTTTGATTTTGACAACCGAAAATATATTAAAATTTTCATAAACAATCTCAAATCAAAAGATATCAAAAACAATGACGATCTTCTTCTGTTTACACATTCACTTGTAGTGTCAAGTAATACTCAGGTGTTTTCTGAAAGATTGGAAAAACATAATAGATCTGATATCTCATTTTTCGAAAAATTAGAGAATTTATCTTTTTCTTTTGTTCCAATTTACATCGATAAACACTTCACTAGATTTAGTGCAATATTAAATAATACTCAACCTTGGGATGATTTTTTAACAGAATTCAATAATTTCACAGCAAAATCATCGACAATTTTCTATCAGACTTGTAATGATATTAGAAAAGTTGGTGATAATAAATCTGCATTGTTATTTTTTGGAGTAGCTGCAAAATGGCTACAGATTAGAAATCCAGAATTAAAGATATTAAGTCTTTTACAACAATGTATAATTTTATGGAATTTAGAACGTGATGAAGACGCTTGGAGACATCTTCAAAATGCCTACTCACAAGCAGTTAAATTAAAGCATATTCCTACTTTGATAAAATGCTATAATTTACTTTCTATGCATTTTTATAGAAAAAGTGATTTTGAAAGGGCATTTTTTTATAACAAAAAAGAGTTGGATCTAGCTAGAAAAATTAATGACACAAAGAATATCATGAGAACCACAATCAACATGGGTGTTCAATTACAAATAAAAGGTAGTTACAATACTGCGATTAAACTTTACAACAACCTTATTAATACATCGAATGATAATTACAATATTACCTTCAGTTACATCAATCTGTCTCTATTATATCTTAATATTGGAAAGCCTAGTCTTGCTTTAAAAAATTCATATTTAGTTCTTGAGTACAGTAATGATCATAATTATCACAATAATGATTATCATATCTATAATTCAATCGGAAGGTCATATCTTGCACTGGATAGATTTCTCGAAGCTAAAATTAATTTTCAAAAAGCTGCCGAAATATCAATGGCATCAGGTTTATTCAGAGAATATTATGAATGTCAAAATTTTCTAGCTCATATTTCATGCGAAACGGGAAATTTCAAAAAGGCTTTAGAAATTCTACAAGAGATCCAAAATAATAAAAAGGAGCTAAATCTTGAATTTCTACTTGCTGAGCTAAATCTAATTAAATCTAAGATATTACTAAGAATAGGCAAAGATAAGAATTTCAAAGAATCAATAGAGGAAGCTAAAAATAAAGCAATAAATTTAAATGAGCTGGATACTCTTTTTGAGATAAAAATGTTGGAGGGATACTTTTATTTAACAAAAACAAAATTCAATATTGCTCATGAAATTTATAAAGAAGCAAAAGAGTTATGTCCAAAAAGATTTTCCGAAAAATTAGCTTCTGTCTATAAATATATAGCACTAGCTGATGCTCTAATTCATATCTCCAAGTCAGAAACTAGCCTTTCTACAATAATGGAAAAGATAGAAATCTTTTTTAATATGTATAATGTAAAAGATCGAAAGAGAACAAGTGCAGAATTTAACTTCAGAATTTGGTTTATTGTAAAGCTTCTCACTGAAAAAGGACTAATAACAGATATCAGTGAATCCTTATATAAGAAGTACCCTGCAGTTGATTTTTCATTGGATAAATTGAGGTTAAAAGCGATAAGGGGATATCAGAAATTATTTATGCAAACTCAAAAAATAATATACTCAGAAAGAATAGAAATGTTAAAGTCATATAATTAA